The following nucleotide sequence is from Natronosalvus caseinilyticus.
CGAAACCACGAACGAACCCGACGAAGTCAACGGTACCAACGAGACCGACGAAAACGAAACCAACGAAACCGCGAACGAAACTGGACTCGAGTCCATCAACCGGCAGATCGCTACCACCACGAACTGGGGCGAAACCGCGGGCGGGACTCGATACGCCTGGATCGATCCCGGTCCCGACGAGCCAGCCTACTGGGCCACCGAAACAGTGCAACTCGACGACGGCACCTACTACGGTGAGCGGACCCACATCCGGGTCTACGCGAGCCCCAACCCCGACGACCAGTGGGTCGCCATGCAAGCCCACAGCGAGCACTTCGACTGGTTCACCCTCCGCCACCGCGTCGACGGCGTCGAGAACGCCCAACTCGAGGTCGAACGCGAACTCATGGCCCTCCCACAGGTCGATCCGAAGGAGGACGTCGTCCGCCGGAATGTGGGCAACGCCGGCCCATCCGACGCCGATGGCTGGGCGACCAAAGTCGATCTGGTGGGTCTCTTCGTCCTTCCAATCTTCGGACTCGCCGCCGGACGAGAAATCGTCGAGCGCACTCCCCAGCCCCTCGAAGACCGTCTCACGGAGGTCGACAAGCGCCGACTCGCCGCCGCCTACGACCGGATCGAGGTTGGCCACCCCATCCTGGCGGGGACCATTATCGCGCTGTTCCTCGGCGTTCGCGTCGCCGGCATCGCCCTCGAGCAGTGGGCCACGTTCCTCACGATGCACAACATCGCGGCAATTCTGTATCCAGTGATCGCGCTGGGCATCCCTATCGCCACCTACCTGATCGCCCGCGGCCTCGAGTCCAGGCTCGACGCGGCCGTCGCGGCCTCGATCTCGCTCGCGGCAGCGATGTGGATCGACTACGGAATGGTCGGTGTCAGTTCGCTCCCCATCGACGTCGTGCTCCAGCGGATGCTCGTGATCGTCGCCATCGGGCTCATCGCCGGCGGGGCCGCCCGACGAGCGACTCGGGACCGCGTCCTCAACGACATGCTGCTGGTCGGCGTCGCGATGTGGGGGCTCGTGCTGGTCGGCACGCTGTTCGGGTACTTCTGAACGCAGCGCCGTCAGCTAGCACTCGAGGCCGAGCGAAGGGCGAAGGCTTCGAGGCTGGAAATAGCGTAACGCGACTCAGTCGTCTGCTTGCGCCGGTTCAGGATCGGCACTCGCTCCCGCCTCGAACGCGTCGTCCTCGAGTCGCGGGAAGTGACCGATGGTGTCCTCGCGGAACGCGTCTTCGTCGAACGTGTAGTCCTCCTCGAAGAAGTCGACGACCGTCTTGGCGTCCTGCATCGCGTTTTTCAGACTGGTCGAGGCGCCCGGCGAGGGCGTGATGTTGAAGATGATGTCGTCGCCGACGATCTTGGCCTCGCCCATATCGAGGGACTTCTTCTTCGTGTCGACGATCTGGGGGCGCACGCCGCCGTAGCCCTTCGCGCGCTCGATGTCCTCGAGTTCCGCGCTCGGGACGACCTTCTGGACGTGCGGGAGGAACGACTTTGGGCCGACCTCGGGGAGGTCGTAGACGAGGTTCCGGAGCACGTACGGCAGGAGGATGCGATCGGAGAGGATGTTGGCGTAGCTGGCGAACGCCGCGACGTTCAGCCCGAACACGTCGAGGAAGTCCTCGACCGTCGAGAGGCGACCGCGCTCGAGCGTCGGCACGAGCTTCGCAGTCGGCCCGAAGCGGGTGATCGAGGGGTCGTGGACGTCCGCGTCGCCGTGGACCGCGGCGAAGGGGAGCTTCTTCATCTGGAGCGTGTAGACCTTGCCGTTGAGGAAGTTCTCGGCCAGGAAGAAGCTACCCGCGATGGGGAGCAGAACCTTGTCCTCGCCGTAGCCCAGTTCCTTGGCGATCTGGAGACTGTGTGAGCCGGCGGCGACGACTGCGACCTCGCAGTCGAACTTGCCGCGGGCCGTGTCGAGGGTGTAGCCGTCGTACGTCTCGGTCAGATCGGTGACCTGGGTGCCCGTGAAGACGTCGACGCTGGCTTCCTCGCGGGCGTTGTCGACGAGCGATTTGGCGACCTCACCGTAGTCGACGACGTAGCCGTCGGGCGTCTGCAGGGCCAGCAAGTCTTTGGCGGGATCGCGACCCTCGACGACCTTCGGCTCGAGTTCGCCGATTTCCTCGCGACCGATCGGGCGTAGCTTCGAAAAGAGGTCGCCGAAGCCCTCGTCGTGGTAGCGGGCCTCGAGTTCGGCGACCTCGTCGTCGCCGACGCCGAGTACCATCTTCGAGCGCTTCGAGTGAATCTCGCGGTCCGGGTCGTGGTGCTCGAGGTAGCCGGCGAGGATCTCGGCGCCTTCCTTGACCTTCTCGGCCTTCTCGAGGGTGTAGTTGGTCTCGATGTCCCCGAAGTGCAGGGTCTGGGAGTTGTTCGTGTGGTGGGAGTTGATCGCCGAGATTTCGGCTTCCTTCTCGAGCAAGGCGATCGACTCGATGTCGGTGAACTTCGCGGTCGTGTAGAGCAACGACGCGCCACTGATTCCACCGCCGACGATAACGAGGTCGTATTTGCCTGACATGCGTGGTACTGGTGGTTGTCTGAACTACGGACCTTCTACGGTTTAAGTCATGTTTTATCGGCACGTGTGCCATCAACGATCGTCAGAAGGCGTTTCGACGATCGTAGAAGAAACGGCAACTGACATCGAACGAATCAGTCTGCTCCGACGATCGAACAGGTCAGTCCCGTCCGTGCCTCGTCACGCATCGCGAGAGCCCGATCAACTCCACGGGTTCGGAGTTGTCGGGCGAGTAGACCACCATCTGCCCCTTCTCCATGTAGGGGACTTTCGACTCGAGGTCGCTGGGAATGTTGACGCTCTTGATCGCGTCCTCGTCGCCCAGGTTGAGGACGACGGTGGTGTTGATCTGTTTGAAGACCGCATCGTGGATGTCCTGGGGGTCCTGGGTGATGAGAAAGAGTCCCAGCCGTTCCTTCCGGCCCTGTTTGGCGGCCTCGGTGAACTTCGCGATGACCTTCCGGGCCTGCACGCTGTCGGCGTCGGTGAGGAAGTTGTGCGCCTCGTCCATTCCCAGGATCAGCGGCGTCTCCTTGATCCGATCGAAGTCCGGGTCGTTCGACAGCTTCTGGTCGATCAGGAGGCTCGAGAGCGCGAGGACGACGGCCTCCGTCGCCCGCGAGTCGTTGATGTGGTAGGTCGGAACGACGCTGAGCTGGCCGGGGGCGACGAACTCCGAAATCAGGTCCGTGATCGGCCGTGCATCCTGGTCGAACACGTCGTCGAACCCGAAGACCCGCCGCCGGACGGCGTCGTAGGTCGCCTCGTGGACCCGGCCGGACTCGTCGAGTTCCTCCCGCAGGGCCGGGTCGTCGAGGAAGGATTTGAAGCCCGCGTAGCTCGCGCTCGACGTTTCCCTGAAGTACCGGTCGAGCAGGTACGTGAGTCCCCCGTACTGGTTGTCGTTGAGCGACCCGCCCGAGACCAGCCACGGTCGGGAGCGACACATCGAGAACGGGATGGTGAACTCGACTTGTTCGGCGCGGTGATGACCTGCGGCGTAGCTCGAGTCCCCCACTTTCGGGACGAACGCCGTCGTGTCGTCGTGCCCGCCGTAGGCGATGCCCTCGCGCTCGAGACGACGGGCGAAGTCGTCCTCTAAATCGGGGTTGTCGTCGTGCATCTGGGCGTACTCGTCCTGGGGATCGAACTGGACGACCGCGGGCGTGACCTCCCGGCCGTCGGCCATCGGATACCGGCGCTCCTCAGACAGGTACTGCCGGAGGATGTTCTTCGCACCGTGGGTCTTCCCGGAGCCCGTCCCGCCGGCGATCAGCGTGTGCCGGAAGACGAGCGGGTCGCCCGAGTCGTAGTCGTCCTTCAACCGGTAGTCGATGGTCGGTGGCGAGGCGTTCGTGCGTACCTTCTCCCCGCCGACCGAGAGGTGACCCAGGAAGACGCCCTCCTCGGGCATCTTCAGCCCCGTCTTGATCTCGTCGGTGTCGCTCGCTTCCTGGATCACCGTTTGGGGTTTGGGCACGCGGTCGGTCATCCGGCGCTTGAGTTCGCCATCATCGTCGTAGAGAACGGCAATCGGCTCGAGTTCCGCGACGAACTTGAAGTCCGCCTCGTCGTCGGGGTCGAAGCCGCCCCCGTTCATCGCCCGCCGGGCGTGAATCTCGGTCGCGTCGTCGGCGTGGTACTGCTGGGCGTACTCGAGGCCCGCGATCTGGCAGAACAGACGCTCGCCGTCGGGATAGCTCGCGAGGACGTACGTTCCCAGCCGAATATCGGAGCGGTTGTCGGCGGTCACGTACGCGCGGAGGGTCGTCTCGTCGCCGTCCGTCGAGACGCGCAAGCCCTGCGAGACGCAGATGGTCCCGATGCCGCTCTCCCGGCCGCGTGGTTCGACGGCCGTTCGCTCGAAGTCGCTCTCGGTCGTCCCGCTACTCGTGTCCGCGTCCGCGTTCGCGCTCGCAGACGCCGACTCCGCCGTTTCCGACTCGTCGTCGGCCACCTCGCTCGAGGCGTCGGCGTCGAACGCCTCGAAGTCACCCAGGTCAGTCATACACTCAGGTCAACTGATGGGAGCTACAAACGCGTTTCCCTCCGAACGTTCAGGAGTCAAAAAGGTTCCTCTCAATCGACAGCCGCGTTTGGGACCCTGACGAATCGAAAATCCGGCGTTGCGTTCGGATAGCGACCGATCGTCCGGTCGCTCGAGGCCGAGGCGAAAACGACAGCGGGCACCGACACCCTCGACGAAGTGACGGATACGGTCGCTCGAGCGCGTGACGCGGCCGCGTTCGGTTCCAACAGGCGAGTGTCTGCCGTTGACTTAACCGAGGCGGACGCCGAGAAGCCGTATGACTTCACCGGACGTACGGACCCGTCGACGGTTTCTTCAACTCGGTGCCGCGGCGAGCGCGACGGTCGCGCTCGCCGGGTGCGCCGGACCGTCGGGCGACGCCGAACCCGAAGCCGAGGAGGGAACCGGAAACGGACAGGATCGGAACGCGGACGACGAACACGAGGCGACCGAGGAAAACGAGTCGAACGGCACGGGCGACGCGATCGGAGCGGAGGAGGAGACTGACGCCGAGCGCGAGGCGGAGAACGATACCAATGGCGCCGAGAACGAGACGGGCGGCGATGGAAACGAGACGAGCGCCGACGACTGGGGAGACGTCGACAGCATCACCCTCGGCGCGAACGAGAACGGGTGGAACGGCCGCTCGCCCGGCCTCATCGAGGGCGAGACGAATCCGACCCTCGAGCTGTACGCCGGACGGGAGTACGAACTCACCTGGGTCAACAACGACGGCCAGCAACACGAGTTCGTCATCGTCGGCGAGACGGGCCCGCTCGAGGGGACGGAAGCCGACGACGAACAGTCCGAATCGTACGCCCTCTCGTTCGAGGCCACGGCGGACATGGTCGAGTACCAGTGCGGAATTCACACCGAATCGATGACCGGTGATATAGTGATCCACGAGGCGTAGCGTCACTCTCATTGCTGTCGCGGCTCGAAACTCCGAACTCGCCGCCACCACGCGAACTATTCCGCCCTACTCGCTCACGGCTAATCGAGACTCGAGCGAACCTCCTCTACCGGAATCCGGTGCGTACAGGTGAACGGCTCATCGTCGGTTTCGGGCGAGAGCGTGATCGTCGCCTCCTCGGGGACCGTTTCGACGATTTCGTCGAAGTCGTACTCGGCGGGTGGACACACGATGTAGTCACCGTCGCTGTCCGTCTCGGTTCGGACGGTGATACCGGCGTCCCACTCCTCGCCGTATCCCGAGGCACC
It contains:
- a CDS encoding ATP-binding protein — protein: MTDLGDFEAFDADASSEVADDESETAESASASANADADTSSGTTESDFERTAVEPRGRESGIGTICVSQGLRVSTDGDETTLRAYVTADNRSDIRLGTYVLASYPDGERLFCQIAGLEYAQQYHADDATEIHARRAMNGGGFDPDDEADFKFVAELEPIAVLYDDDGELKRRMTDRVPKPQTVIQEASDTDEIKTGLKMPEEGVFLGHLSVGGEKVRTNASPPTIDYRLKDDYDSGDPLVFRHTLIAGGTGSGKTHGAKNILRQYLSEERRYPMADGREVTPAVVQFDPQDEYAQMHDDNPDLEDDFARRLEREGIAYGGHDDTTAFVPKVGDSSYAAGHHRAEQVEFTIPFSMCRSRPWLVSGGSLNDNQYGGLTYLLDRYFRETSSASYAGFKSFLDDPALREELDESGRVHEATYDAVRRRVFGFDDVFDQDARPITDLISEFVAPGQLSVVPTYHINDSRATEAVVLALSSLLIDQKLSNDPDFDRIKETPLILGMDEAHNFLTDADSVQARKVIAKFTEAAKQGRKERLGLFLITQDPQDIHDAVFKQINTTVVLNLGDEDAIKSVNIPSDLESKVPYMEKGQMVVYSPDNSEPVELIGLSRCVTRHGRD
- a CDS encoding FAD-dependent oxidoreductase, whose translation is MSGKYDLVIVGGGISGASLLYTTAKFTDIESIALLEKEAEISAINSHHTNNSQTLHFGDIETNYTLEKAEKVKEGAEILAGYLEHHDPDREIHSKRSKMVLGVGDDEVAELEARYHDEGFGDLFSKLRPIGREEIGELEPKVVEGRDPAKDLLALQTPDGYVVDYGEVAKSLVDNAREEASVDVFTGTQVTDLTETYDGYTLDTARGKFDCEVAVVAAGSHSLQIAKELGYGEDKVLLPIAGSFFLAENFLNGKVYTLQMKKLPFAAVHGDADVHDPSITRFGPTAKLVPTLERGRLSTVEDFLDVFGLNVAAFASYANILSDRILLPYVLRNLVYDLPEVGPKSFLPHVQKVVPSAELEDIERAKGYGGVRPQIVDTKKKSLDMGEAKIVGDDIIFNITPSPGASTSLKNAMQDAKTVVDFFEEDYTFDEDAFREDTIGHFPRLEDDAFEAGASADPEPAQADD